The Candidatus Hamiltonella defensa 5AT (Acyrthosiphon pisum) DNA window ATTTCATGCCATTAAAATGTTAAACAAATATCATAATTCGCTAATTTTTTACGTAAACAACCAGCAGATAAAACCTCCACATCGAGAACCCAATGTCCGAATTCTTTTAATCCACGCTCTTTTAATGAGTGCAAACAGATATAGCATTTTTTGACATCATACAGTGTTAAAACACCAAAGGTATCAATATAATTTCTTGCTAAAATCATTTCTGGTCTCTGCTGGGGTAAAAGTTGTAAAACACCATCTGAAATAAAGAATACTCCTATGGTATTTTCTGGATTTTGAATTAATCCAGAAGTGGCGAGAAGAGCATCAAGCCCTTCTCTGCCATTTGCTGACCCATGCGGAGCTTGAGTAAAAATAAAAGCGATGGATTTCATGTTTTCTTTAAATTTAAAATTGGATCACTCTATCACAGGTTAACAGAGCTTCTACCAAAGCTGTTAAACCGCTCAGAGTAAACCCATTTTGTAAATTGTAAGAGGATGAATACGATTGAATTTGTTCTTGTTGCAGACACCCGACACCTCGACGTGATGC harbors:
- the tusC gene encoding sulfurtransferase complex subunit TusC gives rise to the protein MKSIAFIFTQAPHGSANGREGLDALLATSGLIQNPENTIGVFFISDGVLQLLPQQRPEMILARNYIDTFGVLTLYDVKKCYICLHSLKERGLKEFGHWVLDVEVLSAGCLRKKLANYDICLTF